A single window of Mycobacterium sp. ITM-2016-00318 DNA harbors:
- a CDS encoding cupin domain-containing protein yields MSLIVPPYPPPRYTRDDPEVSAWVRRGSEPADYESFGLVKYHYLANQQATDGDYGLYRVEIAPNGGGPGPHFHRAMSEAFFVLSGTVKLYDGNEWTDGTQNDFLYVPPGGIHGFRNESDQPTSILMLFAPGAPREHYFEGLARLGDLTDDERREWFIKNDNFSVD; encoded by the coding sequence ATGTCACTGATTGTTCCGCCCTACCCGCCGCCCCGATACACCCGCGACGATCCGGAAGTCAGCGCCTGGGTCCGACGCGGCAGCGAGCCTGCGGACTACGAATCCTTCGGTCTGGTCAAGTACCACTATCTGGCCAACCAGCAGGCCACCGACGGCGACTACGGCCTGTACCGCGTCGAGATCGCGCCCAACGGCGGCGGCCCGGGGCCGCACTTCCACCGTGCGATGTCGGAGGCCTTCTTCGTGCTCTCGGGAACGGTGAAGCTCTACGATGGCAACGAGTGGACCGACGGCACACAGAACGACTTCCTCTACGTTCCGCCGGGCGGCATCCACGGCTTCCGCAACGAATCCGACCAGCCGACATCGATCCTCATGCTGTTTGCTCCCGGCGCACCTCGCGAGCATTATTTCGAGGGGCTGGCCCGACTCGGCGACCTGACCGACGATGAGCGCCGCGAATGGTTCATCAAGAACGACAACTTCTCCGTCGACTGA